The Salvelinus sp. IW2-2015 linkage group LG31, ASM291031v2, whole genome shotgun sequence genome window below encodes:
- the LOC111955549 gene encoding transmembrane protein 196: MILEGGWVASDPLGKTAFGDFRILSEKSQRYDFIFSACCICGLIGGILNFQFVRALSRRPDSLRSLHLAAMTIACLGISSCTLSTWLTCRLASSEQQRMFLEREHSLHHSHEMAEKEPYTHGSFEILDNSSNGIPQISYNSNTTSL, from the exons ATGATTCTCGAGGGAGGTTGGGTGGCCTCGGATCCTCTCGGAAAAACAGCCTTCGGGGACTTCCGGATTCTTTCGGAG AAGTCACAGAGGT atgatTTCATTTTCTCAGCCTGCTGTATCTGTGGTCTGATTGGAGGGATTCTCAACTTCCAGTTCGTTCGGGCGTTGTCACGACGACCGGACTCTCTCCGCTCGCTACACCTGGCGGccatgaccattgcctgcctgg gtATCTCTTCCTGTACTCTCTCTACCTGGTTGACCTGTCGTCTGGCCAGTTCAGAACAACAGAGGATGTTTCTGGAGAGAGAACACTCACTGCACCACTCACATGAGATGGCTGAGAAGGAACCATACACACACGGATCTTTT GAGATCCTGGACAACTCCAGCAACGGGATTCCCCAGATCTCCTACAACAGCAACACCACCTCTCTTTGA